One genomic window of Psychrobacillus sp. INOP01 includes the following:
- a CDS encoding tetratricopeptide repeat protein, translated as MKIEDLKKKLGTLQSFIYFDENNFLREKCSDEDVIQNVISEFESAILKWSNPFPLEDLLFFYGTIGNLYRIKGEVKPAIEALSKAVELSEGNNQISNLIRLGEALKYAGKHQQALSKFNAAIDQCAKQENSQLLDFAYQHKGKCLLEIEEIGEADECFRKAMDLRVQKGDESLIDSTQRALNFIKRYGGLE; from the coding sequence TTGAAAATAGAAGATTTAAAGAAAAAACTAGGGACGCTACAGTCATTCATTTATTTTGACGAAAACAATTTTCTTCGAGAGAAATGTTCAGATGAAGATGTTATACAAAATGTAATTAGCGAATTTGAAAGTGCAATTTTAAAGTGGAGTAATCCGTTTCCATTAGAGGATTTGTTGTTTTTTTATGGAACGATAGGAAACCTGTATCGTATAAAAGGAGAAGTGAAACCTGCGATTGAAGCTCTTTCTAAAGCAGTAGAATTAAGTGAAGGAAATAACCAGATAAGTAATCTTATTCGCCTAGGGGAAGCTTTGAAATATGCTGGTAAACACCAACAGGCTCTGAGTAAATTTAATGCCGCGATAGATCAATGTGCTAAGCAGGAGAATTCACAGCTTTTAGATTTTGCTTATCAGCATAAAGGGAAATGCCTTTTAGAGATAGAAGAAATAGGTGAGGCAGATGAATGTTTCCGAAAAGCAATGGATTTAAGGGTGCAAAAAGGAGATGAATCACTTATCGATTCGACACAAAGGGCTTTAAATTTTATTAAACGTTATGGGGGATTAGAATGA
- a CDS encoding GNAT family N-acetyltransferase — translation MIQTNELNIRAMSESDYPYMVKWLNDDLVIENYGPRLTLEEVISKYGPRINNDHYVVPCIVEYKDELVGYIQYYKTPKEQLKIYGYPLEESIYGIDQFIGEPELWGKGIGTQMINTLLECLSSNLGVSKVVLDVKSTNLQAIKCYEKCGFLIVKGLEDNHLLMEWVKS, via the coding sequence ATGATTCAAACAAATGAGTTGAACATTAGAGCTATGAGCGAAAGTGACTATCCGTACATGGTAAAATGGCTGAATGATGATTTAGTCATAGAAAATTACGGTCCAAGGCTAACATTAGAAGAGGTCATTTCTAAATATGGTCCGAGAATCAACAACGATCATTATGTGGTGCCTTGTATCGTGGAATATAAAGATGAACTGGTAGGATATATACAATATTATAAAACCCCAAAAGAGCAGCTAAAGATATACGGCTATCCTTTGGAAGAGTCTATCTACGGGATTGACCAATTTATCGGAGAGCCCGAATTATGGGGTAAAGGTATAGGGACTCAGATGATTAATACTTTGCTAGAGTGCTTAAGCTCAAATCTTGGTGTTTCTAAGGTGGTTCTGGATGTCAAAAGCACTAATTTACAGGCTATAAAATGCTATGAAAAATGCGGGTTTCTAATTGTAAAAGGTTTAGAAGATAATCACCTATTAATGGAATGGGTGAAGTCTTGA
- a CDS encoding YiaA/YiaB family inner membrane protein has protein sequence MNQKRYRRRNTMAFTVLAYFTLFAGVFMFSIGLYNADNLQLNEKGYYIAVMILVAVGAILTQKVTRDNAEDNDIIAEQEQERQMSSNRISPSTKE, from the coding sequence ATGAATCAAAAAAGGTACCGCAGAAGAAATACGATGGCATTTACGGTACTCGCTTACTTTACGTTATTTGCCGGTGTGTTCATGTTCAGCATTGGTCTTTATAATGCAGACAACTTGCAGCTTAATGAAAAGGGATATTATATTGCAGTCATGATTCTAGTAGCAGTTGGGGCGATCCTTACCCAAAAAGTTACACGAGACAATGCAGAAGATAACGACATTATTGCCGAGCAAGAACAAGAGCGACAAATGAGCAGTAACCGAATTTCACCTAGCACAAAAGAATGA
- a CDS encoding histidine phosphatase family protein produces MTGKKIYLIRHCKATGQEPLAELTNEGKEKALELVPILEKFHIDHIISSPYKRTIQTIKPFSESIGIPIIIEDKLQERVLSADPMEDWLEKLERTFIERDLIFSGGESSNYALTRIRKVLDEVLESKQMHHVAIASHGNILSLLINHYDSTFGYAQWQEMKNPDIFVLEQVNGIITINRIEQ; encoded by the coding sequence ATGACTGGAAAGAAAATCTATTTAATCAGACATTGTAAGGCAACAGGACAAGAACCTTTGGCAGAGTTAACTAACGAAGGAAAAGAAAAAGCTTTAGAGCTGGTTCCCATTTTAGAGAAATTCCACATCGATCATATTATTTCGAGTCCATATAAAAGAACAATACAAACTATTAAACCGTTTTCGGAAAGTATAGGAATTCCAATTATCATAGAAGACAAATTACAAGAACGAGTGCTTAGTGCTGATCCTATGGAGGATTGGTTAGAAAAACTGGAAAGAACATTTATAGAGAGAGATTTAATATTTTCGGGTGGAGAGTCTAGTAATTACGCATTAACACGTATAAGAAAAGTATTAGATGAGGTTTTAGAAAGTAAGCAAATGCATCATGTAGCGATCGCTTCTCATGGAAACATTTTGTCTCTGCTCATTAATCACTATGATTCGACATTTGGATATGCCCAATGGCAAGAGATGAAAAACCCAGATATTTTTGTACTAGAGCAAGTTAATGGCATTATAACCATCAACAGAATTGAACAATAA
- a CDS encoding GNAT family N-acetyltransferase has protein sequence MYQDYELVIRPIKSKDLTRLWELMCKDEKPEWKKWDAPYYEYKSVPYDTFMEKADSYIDREDFWGIEVDGVLRGIVSYYWEHEPSRWLEMGIGFHEAGSWGKGLGTRALSLWMNHLFTTLPLVRVGYTTWSGNHRMIRVGEKLGMTMEARIRKVRYYNGHYYDSIRMGILREEWESITHNS, from the coding sequence TTGTATCAAGACTATGAATTAGTTATCAGACCTATTAAGAGTAAGGATTTAACTAGACTATGGGAATTAATGTGCAAGGATGAAAAGCCAGAGTGGAAAAAATGGGATGCTCCCTACTATGAATACAAATCAGTACCATATGACACGTTTATGGAGAAAGCCGATTCATATATTGATCGTGAAGATTTCTGGGGAATTGAAGTAGATGGTGTGCTAAGAGGAATTGTTTCTTATTATTGGGAGCATGAACCTTCCAGATGGTTGGAAATGGGCATTGGATTTCATGAAGCTGGTAGCTGGGGAAAAGGATTAGGTACCCGCGCACTAAGCCTTTGGATGAATCACTTATTTACTACTTTACCTCTTGTTCGAGTTGGCTATACAACTTGGTCAGGTAACCACCGTATGATTCGGGTCGGCGAAAAACTAGGAATGACAATGGAAGCTCGTATTCGAAAAGTACGTTATTATAATGGGCATTACTATGATTCGATTCGGATGGGGATATTACGAGAAGAATGGGAAAGTATTACACACAACAGTTAA
- a CDS encoding potassium channel family protein yields MLSFVLTVKRFLEALVKAFKNPMFLSLFTTLFLIILSGTLFYTKKEGWGVLDAIYFCVVSLIPTGVNTNLSPVTNLGKIFTMFYLVVGTGVMFITLLTLGKTMISTNALEERKTVGQKKLNDYKKKK; encoded by the coding sequence ATGTTGTCCTTTGTGTTAACCGTAAAAAGGTTTCTAGAAGCTTTAGTTAAGGCTTTTAAGAATCCTATGTTCTTATCCCTCTTTACTACGTTATTTCTTATAATTCTTTCTGGTACCCTCTTCTACACGAAAAAAGAAGGATGGGGTGTCCTAGATGCCATATACTTCTGTGTTGTAAGTCTAATCCCAACTGGGGTTAATACAAACTTATCACCTGTTACAAATCTAGGTAAAATTTTCACAATGTTTTACCTGGTTGTAGGTACAGGAGTCATGTTTATTACACTACTTACCTTAGGGAAAACTATGATCAGTACTAATGCTTTAGAAGAAAGAAAAACAGTGGGACAAAAGAAACTGAATGATTATAAAAAGAAAAAATAA
- a CDS encoding ABC transporter substrate-binding protein yields the protein MTHEVIDHLGRKVVLPKSPKRIISVCPAITETLFSLGLEKEVVGRTKYCIFPQDIIETVPIVGGTKEVNLSKVRELQPDLIFAEKEENTEEMVLELEKIAPVFVLEVKTIQDAFRFITTLGEVTETTENARPLLASCQKSFQSIESKENGKAAYVIWRKPYMVVGGTTYINDVLHVMGFQNPFTNEESRYPVVTREQLANARLNKLFLASEPFPFQEKHLAEFQLFLPNTEIILVDGEMFWYGSRMLVAGEYLTKLVNNM from the coding sequence ATGACGCACGAAGTAATAGATCATCTTGGGAGAAAAGTAGTTCTCCCTAAATCACCTAAGCGTATTATTTCCGTATGCCCTGCCATTACAGAAACACTTTTCTCTCTAGGGTTAGAAAAGGAAGTAGTTGGCCGAACAAAATATTGTATATTTCCACAAGATATTATAGAAACTGTACCAATTGTTGGAGGCACAAAAGAAGTAAATCTATCTAAAGTAAGAGAGCTTCAACCAGATCTTATATTCGCAGAGAAAGAGGAAAATACAGAAGAAATGGTGCTGGAACTCGAAAAAATAGCACCCGTTTTTGTGTTGGAGGTAAAAACAATCCAGGATGCATTTAGGTTTATCACTACACTAGGAGAGGTTACAGAAACAACAGAGAATGCTCGTCCTCTGTTAGCTTCCTGTCAAAAATCTTTTCAATCCATAGAAAGTAAAGAGAATGGAAAAGCTGCATATGTTATTTGGCGAAAACCTTATATGGTTGTCGGTGGTACAACTTATATAAATGATGTGTTACATGTTATGGGCTTTCAAAATCCTTTTACTAATGAAGAATCTAGATATCCTGTTGTAACAAGAGAACAGCTTGCAAATGCGAGACTGAATAAACTTTTTCTTGCATCTGAACCATTTCCATTTCAAGAAAAGCATCTAGCTGAGTTCCAATTATTTCTCCCAAATACTGAAATAATATTAGTTGATGGCGAAATGTTTTGGTATGGCTCCAGAATGCTAGTAGCTGGAGAGTATTTAACTAAATTAGTGAATAACATGTAG
- a CDS encoding bifunctional 2-polyprenyl-6-hydroxyphenol methylase/3-demethylubiquinol 3-O-methyltransferase UbiG, which translates to MEFWESSFIEKQTMWGFEPTDSAILTKDFFLEKNIKDILVPGIGYGRNAKVFIDNGINVTGIEISKTAIDLARQNGLDISIFHGSVSDMPFDNKLYDGIFCHALLHLLNKNEREKFINGCYNQLKPNGYMIFTTVSQKAPMFGKGKQLDEDYFEIMEGVKMFFYDSDSIKQEFGKHGLVDFTEIDEPSKDMKNKPSINFIVVKCKKEL; encoded by the coding sequence TTGGAATTTTGGGAATCCAGTTTTATAGAAAAACAAACTATGTGGGGATTTGAACCTACAGACTCCGCAATCTTAACAAAGGATTTTTTCCTCGAAAAAAATATTAAGGATATACTGGTACCAGGTATTGGATACGGTAGAAATGCAAAGGTTTTTATTGACAATGGAATCAATGTTACAGGTATTGAGATTTCAAAAACAGCGATTGATTTGGCAAGGCAAAATGGGCTTGATATAAGCATTTTTCATGGTTCAGTATCTGATATGCCATTTGATAATAAACTCTATGACGGTATATTTTGTCATGCGCTTCTTCACTTATTGAATAAGAATGAAAGAGAAAAATTTATTAATGGTTGCTATAATCAGTTAAAGCCAAATGGTTATATGATTTTTACAACTGTTTCTCAAAAAGCCCCAATGTTCGGTAAGGGAAAACAATTGGATGAAGACTATTTCGAGATTATGGAAGGCGTAAAAATGTTTTTTTATGATTCTGACTCCATAAAACAAGAATTTGGAAAACATGGACTGGTAGATTTTACAGAAATTGATGAGCCGAGTAAAGATATGAAAAACAAACCTTCAATAAATTTTATAGTTGTAAAATGTAAGAAAGAATTATAA
- a CDS encoding DUF3817 domain-containing protein, translating into MIKTTLGQLRIAGILDGISLVILLCIAMPLKYWMDIPMAVTIAGFVHGFIFVAYVLVILNAQIRLRWNIIWSMLALAVAFIPFGNFVYDWKLKKMEPRFQN; encoded by the coding sequence ATGATTAAAACGACACTTGGACAATTAAGAATTGCTGGCATTTTAGATGGAATATCCTTAGTGATCCTCTTATGTATTGCAATGCCCCTAAAGTATTGGATGGATATACCAATGGCAGTTACGATAGCTGGCTTTGTGCATGGTTTTATCTTTGTGGCGTATGTGCTTGTTATTTTAAATGCTCAAATTCGATTAAGGTGGAATATTATTTGGTCTATGTTAGCTTTGGCAGTAGCATTTATTCCTTTCGGTAATTTTGTCTATGACTGGAAATTAAAAAAGATGGAACCACGTTTCCAAAACTAA
- a CDS encoding zinc ribbon domain-containing protein YjdM, with product MEALPNCPKCNSEYTYEDGNNLVCPECAHEWSQQAASESNEEQQIIKDSNGNVLKDGDAVTVIKDLKVKGSSSTLKQGTKVKSIRLVDGDHNIDCKIDGFGAMKLKSEFVKKI from the coding sequence ATGGAGGCTTTACCAAATTGTCCAAAATGTAATTCAGAATATACATATGAAGATGGAAATAACCTTGTCTGCCCAGAATGTGCACACGAATGGTCACAGCAGGCAGCAAGTGAAAGCAATGAAGAACAACAAATCATTAAAGATTCAAATGGAAATGTCTTAAAAGACGGAGATGCAGTAACGGTCATTAAAGACTTGAAGGTAAAAGGAAGTTCTTCTACGTTAAAACAAGGTACAAAAGTTAAAAGTATCCGTTTGGTAGATGGAGATCACAATATCGACTGCAAAATTGATGGATTCGGTGCGATGAAACTAAAATCGGAATTCGTGAAAAAGATATAG
- a CDS encoding thiamine pyrophosphate-binding protein, producing MRKTVAEVILDQLSYYGVKRIYGVTGDTIIGLLDALAKQDEIEFIAVKHESVAAFMASAEAKLTGKLAVCTSTMGPGATNLLNGLGDAYADRAPVLALTGQAPLNKIGTNFQQYVDQQELFKPFATYSANLASEDAIVELLQKATQISLQQRAVTHISIPKDLFEKETSVVARPLPKVIEGAETFQSDDLTEVASLMKTAKSPIILAGAGAQKATEAIESLSKVWGAGIITSFGGKGLFEEATPYLLQGIGEGGNPYASEVFKEADVVLLAGVSWWPEGYVPEKARIIQIDTHIESATSGIPVELAIKGKTEQVVPLLQESIDGYEPNNEWLNRIEQIKTKWANENEQEGKNNDYPLHPSRIVRAIEKSVAEDAILTIDTGDVTVWMNRNFRQSKQTILFSGYWRSMGFGLPAAIAAKMEKPEKQVVSIVGDGGLEMVLADLLTATRYNLDITVIVFNNGSLQMESDKIQAANLKEIGTKLTNPDFIKLAEACGWTAFGVQAEEELESTIQNAVGTVGPSLVNVLTAQAFFPETE from the coding sequence ATGAGAAAAACAGTTGCTGAAGTGATATTGGATCAGTTGTCTTACTATGGAGTGAAGCGTATTTATGGTGTTACGGGAGATACAATTATTGGACTATTAGATGCATTAGCAAAGCAGGATGAGATTGAATTCATTGCAGTAAAACATGAATCAGTTGCAGCCTTTATGGCTTCTGCCGAAGCAAAGCTAACTGGAAAACTTGCTGTTTGTACTTCTACAATGGGACCGGGAGCAACCAATCTTCTCAATGGGTTAGGAGATGCCTATGCAGACAGGGCCCCAGTACTAGCGCTCACGGGTCAAGCACCATTAAATAAAATTGGGACCAACTTTCAGCAATATGTAGACCAGCAAGAGTTATTCAAACCATTTGCTACTTACTCAGCAAATTTAGCAAGTGAAGATGCAATTGTAGAGCTACTACAAAAAGCTACTCAAATTTCATTGCAACAACGAGCGGTTACTCATATATCTATTCCAAAAGATTTATTTGAAAAAGAAACCTCAGTTGTAGCACGACCACTTCCTAAAGTAATCGAGGGAGCAGAGACGTTCCAAAGTGATGACTTGACTGAAGTAGCATCTCTGATGAAAACTGCAAAATCTCCAATTATTTTAGCTGGTGCAGGAGCTCAGAAAGCCACTGAGGCAATCGAAAGCTTATCTAAGGTATGGGGAGCTGGAATTATTACGAGCTTCGGTGGGAAAGGACTCTTTGAGGAAGCGACTCCATATCTTCTCCAAGGAATTGGTGAAGGAGGAAACCCTTATGCATCTGAAGTTTTTAAAGAGGCTGATGTTGTACTTCTTGCAGGTGTTTCCTGGTGGCCAGAAGGTTATGTTCCTGAGAAAGCTCGAATCATTCAAATTGATACACATATTGAGAGTGCTACAAGTGGTATTCCTGTAGAACTAGCTATTAAAGGTAAAACAGAGCAAGTTGTCCCACTTCTTCAGGAATCTATCGACGGATATGAGCCGAATAACGAATGGCTTAATCGCATTGAACAAATAAAAACGAAATGGGCCAACGAGAACGAACAGGAAGGAAAAAATAACGATTACCCATTACATCCTTCACGTATTGTTCGGGCGATAGAGAAATCGGTTGCAGAAGACGCCATACTAACAATAGACACTGGAGATGTAACTGTCTGGATGAATCGTAATTTCCGACAAAGTAAGCAGACCATACTTTTTTCAGGATATTGGCGTTCAATGGGCTTTGGGCTACCGGCAGCAATCGCAGCGAAAATGGAGAAACCAGAGAAACAAGTAGTTAGTATTGTAGGAGATGGTGGTCTTGAGATGGTGCTTGCAGACCTTTTGACTGCTACTCGCTACAATTTAGACATTACAGTTATTGTATTCAATAATGGCTCTTTGCAGATGGAAAGCGATAAAATTCAAGCAGCGAATTTAAAGGAAATAGGAACTAAACTAACGAATCCAGACTTTATAAAGTTAGCTGAGGCATGTGGTTGGACAGCCTTTGGAGTACAAGCAGAGGAAGAGTTAGAATCTACTATCCAAAACGCAGTTGGAACAGTGGGACCAAGTTTAGTGAATGTATTAACTGCTCAGGCGTTCTTTCCGGAAACGGAATAA
- a CDS encoding FMN-dependent NADH-azoreductase yields MNILVVKANNRPSAEGISSRMYDTFMENLEGANVTTYDVFAEDMPFIGQDLFNAFGKLSDGVELTELEARLIAAKQKAMDAVTAADVVVFAFPLWNLTIPAPLQVFIDYIYQAGFSFKYDENGQAVQLLTDKKAVILNARGGIYSSPEAAPMEMAVNYMKNVLGGVFGMQIVDEVVIEGHNAMPAQADAIVAEGLEKVKAAATKLSKQLV; encoded by the coding sequence GTGAATATTTTAGTAGTTAAAGCAAACAACCGTCCTTCTGCAGAAGGTATTTCTAGCAGAATGTATGATACATTTATGGAAAATTTAGAAGGTGCAAACGTAACAACTTACGATGTGTTTGCAGAAGACATGCCTTTTATCGGACAAGACCTTTTTAATGCATTCGGTAAATTATCAGATGGAGTAGAGTTAACAGAATTAGAAGCTCGTTTAATCGCTGCTAAACAAAAAGCAATGGACGCTGTAACTGCTGCTGATGTAGTAGTATTTGCATTCCCGTTATGGAACTTAACAATTCCAGCACCATTACAAGTGTTTATCGACTATATTTACCAAGCTGGCTTCTCTTTCAAATATGACGAAAATGGTCAAGCGGTACAATTATTAACTGACAAAAAAGCAGTTATCTTAAATGCTCGTGGTGGTATTTATTCTTCACCAGAAGCAGCACCAATGGAAATGGCAGTTAACTACATGAAAAATGTATTAGGTGGCGTTTTCGGTATGCAAATCGTGGATGAAGTAGTAATTGAAGGACATAATGCGATGCCTGCACAAGCAGATGCAATCGTTGCAGAGGGCCTAGAAAAAGTTAAAGCTGCTGCTACAAAACTTTCAAAACAATTAGTATAA
- a CDS encoding MFS transporter — protein MNNQRWLSQSFFTFFFTWGIFLPYWTGWLVHDKNLTVADASMIMAFGLIARAASTMFVFPFMSKYMSNKKIILSLTILSLFATILYIPAKSSVALLIITLLFSLVYPTLLPAIESSASALVQQAKIHYGKSRSYGSIGFVIAVLIISILTGFWGEQAILWSMLVGLVILLTKLCMPTPAILLTKPTVEDRKEKLSMKELWKVKTFPVVLVIVFLLQGAHAAYYNYGYIYLQELQVNSFYIGMIINIAVIFEVLYFLKADSFLANWRPSSLLLLAGGGSTLRWVLIFLFPNVGVFIVSQALHALSFGMAHIAFIRYLNSSLPKEQIANAQGIYSGLALSLSTAILTFAGGYLYEIQPGLSFLGMVLCTIPAIIIILATRRRLNY, from the coding sequence ATTAACAATCAACGCTGGCTTTCCCAAAGCTTTTTTACTTTCTTTTTCACTTGGGGAATCTTTTTACCTTACTGGACTGGCTGGTTAGTTCATGATAAAAATTTAACCGTAGCGGATGCGAGCATGATTATGGCTTTTGGTTTAATCGCCCGTGCAGCCTCCACCATGTTTGTTTTTCCATTTATGTCCAAATATATGAGTAATAAAAAAATAATACTCAGTTTAACTATACTGTCCCTATTTGCAACAATTTTGTATATTCCTGCAAAATCTAGCGTAGCGCTACTTATTATTACTTTATTATTCAGTTTAGTGTATCCGACCTTACTTCCTGCCATTGAAAGTAGTGCCTCTGCACTTGTACAACAGGCAAAGATTCATTATGGGAAAAGTCGTTCCTATGGATCAATCGGATTTGTTATTGCGGTTTTAATTATTAGTATTTTAACTGGATTTTGGGGAGAGCAAGCGATTCTATGGAGTATGCTTGTTGGATTAGTTATTTTATTGACGAAGCTATGTATGCCAACTCCGGCTATTTTGCTTACGAAACCAACTGTAGAAGATAGAAAAGAAAAGCTATCGATGAAGGAACTTTGGAAGGTCAAAACATTTCCGGTTGTATTGGTTATCGTATTTTTACTGCAGGGTGCTCATGCGGCTTATTACAATTATGGATATATCTATTTACAAGAATTGCAAGTGAATTCGTTTTATATTGGAATGATTATTAACATTGCCGTAATTTTTGAGGTTTTGTATTTTTTGAAAGCAGATAGCTTTTTGGCTAATTGGAGACCTTCCTCGTTACTCTTACTAGCTGGGGGTGGGTCTACACTTCGCTGGGTCTTAATCTTTCTGTTCCCAAATGTTGGTGTTTTTATTGTTTCACAGGCATTGCACGCTCTGTCTTTTGGGATGGCGCATATTGCATTCATCCGTTATTTGAACTCATCCTTACCGAAAGAACAAATTGCCAATGCGCAAGGTATTTATTCGGGGTTGGCTTTAAGTTTAAGCACAGCTATTTTAACATTTGCCGGGGGATATCTATATGAAATCCAACCAGGTTTATCTTTCCTAGGAATGGTTTTATGTACTATTCCGGCAATCATTATTATTCTTGCCACACGTAGAAGGTTAAACTACTAA
- the yeiL gene encoding transcriptional regulator YeiL, giving the protein MNTLDGVERAYYIENSAIQSLFSFDISPFVQVFEFEKGDFIIQEGAEPEYLFYMVEGKAKLYVTHKNGKVSLINFLTSPIFMGEIELLNEEKYSKSIQTSSKSICIGIAIEKCKEKLLADAHFLRYLCVFLSNKSTVHSAKYTKHQAYPLENKLAEFILLSSHQNVYKEKHTEISEYFGVSYRHLLHTFAQLSEAGILEKMKMSYKILNREKLQALADEIK; this is encoded by the coding sequence ATGAATACGCTAGATGGTGTAGAACGGGCATATTACATAGAAAACTCTGCAATTCAGTCCCTTTTTTCTTTTGATATTTCTCCCTTTGTACAGGTATTTGAATTTGAGAAAGGTGATTTTATCATTCAAGAGGGGGCAGAGCCTGAATACCTCTTTTATATGGTGGAAGGCAAAGCAAAGCTATATGTAACCCACAAAAACGGAAAGGTTTCGTTGATAAACTTTTTAACTTCTCCTATATTTATGGGAGAAATTGAGTTGTTGAATGAAGAAAAATATTCGAAAAGCATTCAAACTAGCTCAAAATCCATTTGCATAGGGATTGCAATAGAAAAATGTAAAGAAAAATTACTAGCAGATGCTCACTTTCTAAGGTATTTATGTGTATTTTTAAGCAATAAATCAACGGTCCATTCTGCCAAATATACAAAGCATCAAGCGTATCCATTAGAAAACAAACTAGCAGAATTTATACTTTTGTCCTCACACCAGAACGTGTACAAGGAAAAACATACGGAAATTAGTGAATACTTTGGCGTATCATACCGCCACTTACTTCATACATTTGCTCAATTATCTGAAGCTGGAATTTTAGAAAAAATGAAAATGAGCTACAAAATATTAAATAGAGAAAAGCTTCAGGCATTAGCGGACGAAATAAAATAA
- a CDS encoding MFS transporter, whose protein sequence is MKMEYENWKRNIIIFLSSQTISLFGSSLVQYAIMWHVTLTTKSGMMMTLFILCGFIPTFILSPFAGVWADRYNRKMLIILSDGLIATATLVMAIVFLMGYDAIWLLFAMAAVRAIGTGIQGPAVGAILPQIVPEDKLTKVSGTNGSIQAIIMFVSPMVSAALLTMTTLEMIFFVDVVTAAIAIATLLVFLKIPAHAKASMQQTTSYLADFKEGLTYINNHAFLKKFFLFFSLFFILMAPAAFLTPLQVTRSFGDDVWRLTAIEIAFSIGMMAGGAIIASWGGFANKVHTMTLASIVMGICTIALGILPIFWAYLLFMAIFGVSMPVFNTPTTVLIQERVEGDYLGRIFGVFGMIATSMMPIGMLIFGPMADIIRVEWILLGTGILMLILGLLLGKNKVLLKAGEPVVVQEPADLNL, encoded by the coding sequence ATGAAAATGGAATATGAAAATTGGAAAAGGAATATTATTATCTTTTTAAGCAGCCAAACGATATCGCTTTTTGGTTCCTCGCTGGTACAATATGCGATTATGTGGCATGTAACACTTACAACTAAATCAGGAATGATGATGACACTGTTTATACTATGTGGATTCATCCCTACCTTTATTTTATCGCCTTTTGCAGGAGTATGGGCAGATCGCTACAATCGAAAGATGCTCATTATCTTATCGGATGGTCTAATTGCTACTGCAACTCTTGTAATGGCAATTGTCTTTTTAATGGGATACGATGCTATTTGGCTCCTGTTTGCTATGGCAGCTGTTCGAGCGATAGGAACAGGTATTCAAGGTCCAGCAGTTGGGGCTATTTTGCCACAAATTGTTCCAGAGGATAAACTTACAAAGGTAAGCGGAACTAACGGTAGTATACAAGCGATTATTATGTTTGTGTCTCCTATGGTGAGTGCAGCATTGCTGACAATGACTACATTAGAAATGATTTTCTTTGTAGATGTTGTCACTGCAGCTATAGCAATTGCAACTTTGCTCGTGTTCTTGAAAATTCCAGCACATGCGAAGGCATCAATGCAACAAACGACTAGTTATCTCGCTGATTTTAAAGAAGGGTTAACATATATTAATAACCATGCCTTTCTAAAAAAATTCTTTTTGTTTTTTTCATTATTTTTCATTTTGATGGCACCAGCCGCATTTTTAACTCCACTACAAGTGACACGTAGCTTTGGAGATGATGTATGGCGATTAACTGCCATTGAAATTGCCTTCTCTATTGGAATGATGGCAGGAGGGGCTATTATCGCTTCATGGGGTGGTTTTGCCAACAAGGTGCATACAATGACGCTTGCTAGTATTGTAATGGGTATTTGTACGATCGCACTAGGAATTTTGCCTATCTTTTGGGCTTACTTACTATTCATGGCGATATTCGGAGTATCCATGCCAGTGTTCAATACACCGACGACAGTTTTAATCCAGGAGCGAGTTGAGGGTGATTACCTTGGTAGAATATTTGGTGTGTTTGGAATGATTGCTACTTCCATGATGCCGATAGGAATGCTCATCTTTGGACCTATGGCAGATATCATTAGAGTAGAATGGATTTTACTAGGTACAGGAATACTAATGTTAATATTGGGACTGTTATTAGGAAAAAATAAAGTTCTATTAAAAGCAGGAGAACCTGTTGTTGTTCAAGAGCCAGCCGATTTAAATTTATAA